A genome region from candidate division KSB1 bacterium includes the following:
- a CDS encoding polyprenyl synthetase family protein → METHIAGPVKKSLDRFEEKFKDLLTSKVSFADFILQYVSEKQGKRIRPIVIFLSSKLHGAIDHDAIQSALVIEMFHTATLIHDDVVDESNQRRGERTVNDRWNNKTAVLIGDFLFSKTLAGMVELENKEALRLLATASEAITEGELLQIASSGKSNLSESEYYEIIQNKTAVLFRIASQLGCTVQ, encoded by the coding sequence TTGGAAACCCATATAGCCGGACCTGTCAAGAAATCACTTGACCGCTTTGAAGAAAAATTCAAAGATTTACTCACCTCCAAAGTCTCATTCGCCGATTTTATCCTGCAGTACGTGAGCGAAAAACAAGGCAAACGAATACGCCCTATTGTTATATTTCTTTCATCAAAATTGCACGGCGCCATTGATCATGACGCAATTCAATCTGCTCTGGTGATCGAGATGTTTCATACAGCGACCTTGATTCATGATGATGTTGTGGATGAATCCAATCAAAGACGCGGTGAACGAACCGTCAATGATCGATGGAACAACAAGACAGCCGTTCTGATCGGTGACTTTTTATTTTCAAAAACACTTGCCGGAATGGTCGAGCTGGAAAACAAAGAGGCACTGAGACTATTGGCTACAGCATCTGAAGCTATTACTGAAGGTGAGTTGCTTCAGATCGCTTCCTCAGGAAAAAGTAATCTCTCTGAATCCGAGTATTATGAGATTATCCAAAACAAAACCGCTGTTCTTTTCAGAATAGCCAGTCAATTGGGGTGTACTGTGCAATAA
- a CDS encoding TonB-dependent receptor, producing the protein MKISSFSLLCLLFMSNLAMGQSYGPRSGNVKGSVFEVTSGEPVEYANVILFSSRTEKQVKGGTTDETGQFEFNNVPPGRYYLEIRFMGYENKRIDEIIVQPGAPNADLGVIPLQSQVLETEGVSVEGERAAVTYEIDKKVVNVEKMQTAVSGSAIEILENIPSITVDIENNISLRGSSSFTLLIDGRPTVLDASDALNQIPAGSIKEIEIITNPSSKFDPEGTAGIINIILKKNTNLGRSALINLNAGRNNKYGADVLYQSKHKKYSYQVGVDYNRRTYKGSAVEEIRTQHDNLTSYVNSTGGRDMNRLSAGVRGSFTWDIADSDILTLDGRFNDGSFNHDSNRDYTEWDEASPERLSYDSYDVHERGRTRVGVNMDWLHKFAKKGHELQSQLNYGYRDGDETSVTELLNSDNRISEGMQSTEAGPSTDVRIKIDYTLPFSKDRKLKAGLQSEWDVSTEETTAKEYDTSTGNYMPLPHYEHTTDYQRNTHALYLIFSDKLGNIGIQGGIRSEYTDRLITLKNESRDYTINRWDIFSTLHTSYQMNNNKQVMASYTRRIRRPRSYQLEPFETWMDAYNVRTGNPALKPQYIDSYEAGYSMPLGGKNMLSTEVYYRIGHDRIDRVRSVYDKSITLHTMDNTGTDYALGTEVMFDWDVFKTWNMGLTGNLYDYRIEGTLNNRSFSRRSFNWSARMNNTLNITPTLRFQLTGRYHSASVSSQGRREPFFMTDVALRKDFLDRAVSATLQVRDLFDQGRFEFTSEGEDFYSYTKFTRESRIVMLNIRINLNNYEQERRRRMNGNDMQDMEGEDPMY; encoded by the coding sequence ATGAAAATATCAAGTTTTTCTTTGCTCTGTCTCTTGTTTATGAGCAACCTCGCCATGGGACAAAGTTATGGCCCGAGAAGTGGAAACGTCAAAGGCTCTGTATTTGAGGTAACCAGCGGAGAGCCGGTCGAATATGCCAACGTCATTCTGTTCAGCAGCCGGACTGAAAAACAGGTCAAAGGCGGGACCACCGATGAAACCGGGCAATTTGAATTCAACAATGTCCCGCCCGGACGCTATTATCTCGAAATCCGGTTCATGGGATATGAGAATAAACGCATAGATGAGATTATTGTACAACCCGGCGCGCCGAACGCAGACCTGGGTGTGATCCCGCTGCAGTCCCAGGTGCTGGAAACAGAAGGCGTCAGTGTCGAAGGAGAACGGGCTGCGGTGACCTATGAAATTGATAAAAAAGTGGTCAATGTTGAAAAGATGCAAACGGCGGTATCAGGATCCGCCATTGAAATCCTGGAAAATATTCCATCCATTACGGTGGACATTGAGAACAATATCAGTTTGCGCGGCAGCAGCAGTTTCACCCTTTTGATTGACGGACGGCCGACGGTTTTAGATGCTTCCGATGCTTTAAATCAAATCCCCGCCGGCAGTATCAAGGAAATTGAAATCATTACCAATCCGTCATCCAAGTTTGATCCCGAGGGAACAGCAGGCATTATCAATATTATTCTGAAAAAGAATACCAACCTGGGCCGCAGCGCGCTCATCAATCTGAATGCGGGACGCAACAACAAATACGGCGCCGATGTTCTTTACCAAAGCAAACACAAAAAATACAGTTACCAGGTGGGCGTGGACTATAACCGGCGCACATACAAAGGCAGCGCGGTTGAAGAAATCCGTACCCAACATGACAATCTCACCTCGTATGTCAATTCAACAGGCGGACGCGATATGAATCGACTGTCCGCCGGCGTGCGCGGTTCTTTTACCTGGGATATAGCAGATTCGGATATTCTCACCCTGGACGGTCGATTCAATGACGGTTCGTTTAACCATGATTCAAACCGTGACTATACGGAATGGGATGAAGCATCTCCGGAGCGGTTATCCTATGACAGCTATGACGTTCATGAACGCGGTCGTACGCGTGTCGGAGTGAACATGGACTGGCTGCATAAATTCGCAAAAAAAGGTCACGAGCTGCAATCCCAGCTCAATTACGGTTACAGAGACGGCGACGAAACCTCTGTTACTGAACTGCTTAACAGCGACAACAGAATCAGTGAAGGCATGCAATCAACGGAAGCGGGACCCAGTACGGATGTGCGTATTAAAATTGATTATACGTTGCCCTTTAGTAAAGACCGAAAGCTAAAAGCGGGTCTGCAAAGCGAATGGGACGTTTCCACCGAAGAAACCACAGCAAAAGAATATGATACAAGTACAGGCAATTACATGCCTTTGCCGCATTATGAGCACACCACCGATTATCAACGCAACACGCATGCGCTGTATTTGATATTCTCTGACAAACTGGGCAATATCGGGATTCAGGGCGGCATCCGTTCCGAATATACGGATCGGCTGATCACGCTGAAAAACGAATCCAGGGACTATACCATCAATCGATGGGACATATTTTCGACCTTACATACCTCCTATCAAATGAACAACAACAAACAGGTCATGGCCAGTTACACCCGCCGAATCCGCAGACCCCGCAGCTATCAGCTTGAACCCTTTGAAACCTGGATGGATGCATATAATGTGCGTACGGGAAATCCGGCCCTCAAACCGCAATACATCGATTCTTACGAAGCAGGCTACTCGATGCCGCTGGGCGGTAAAAACATGCTGTCCACAGAAGTCTATTACAGAATCGGACACGACCGTATTGACCGGGTACGCTCGGTGTATGATAAAAGCATTACACTGCATACCATGGACAATACCGGAACGGATTATGCACTGGGAACCGAGGTGATGTTCGATTGGGATGTATTTAAAACATGGAACATGGGATTGACCGGAAATCTTTACGATTATCGGATCGAGGGTACTCTGAATAATCGATCATTCTCCCGCCGGAGTTTTAACTGGTCAGCGCGCATGAACAACACCCTCAATATCACGCCCACTCTGCGGTTCCAGCTTACAGGACGCTATCACAGCGCCAGCGTATCTTCTCAGGGTCGCAGGGAGCCGTTTTTCATGACAGATGTGGCGCTGCGAAAAGATTTCCTGGACAGAGCCGTGTCTGCCACCTTGCAGGTTCGCGATTTGTTTGATCAAGGCCGCTTTGAATTCACCTCAGAGGGGGAAGATTTCTACTCGTATACCAAATTCACCCGGGAATCCCGCATTGTCATGCTGAATATACGCATCAACCTGAACAATTATGAACAGGAACGCCGCAGACGCATGAACGGCAATGATATGCAGGACATGGAAGGTGAAGACCCGATGTATTAA
- a CDS encoding DUF4097 family beta strand repeat-containing protein, giving the protein MKTFKNYLLATVLFLMGVASAGTISREYNREIDFVSGGDVSVRLPNGNLYVRTWDENRVDVHADITIHSSSKKEAERFLQEMEIVIKRHGDRLDIFVEKPKTDGFDVFDWFFGNRRVRSSINIDIKLPTITNVELKSINGSIEISELKGRARLKTTNGKINANRMYGELDAESTNGSIRAEMDIPELRENVRLSTVNGSLHLTVPESIAADVDISTVNGSIRSDFPLTVEGKWGPKHVDEEINGGGYSLTLNSVNGSVTLNTR; this is encoded by the coding sequence ATGAAAACGTTCAAGAATTATTTATTAGCAACAGTATTGTTTTTGATGGGTGTTGCCTCTGCAGGAACAATATCAAGAGAATACAATCGAGAGATTGACTTTGTCAGCGGTGGTGATGTTTCCGTGCGATTACCAAACGGCAATTTGTATGTGCGGACGTGGGATGAAAACCGGGTGGACGTACATGCGGACATTACAATCCACAGCAGCAGTAAAAAAGAGGCCGAGAGATTTTTGCAGGAAATGGAGATTGTAATTAAAAGGCATGGAGACCGTTTGGATATTTTTGTGGAAAAACCCAAAACAGATGGATTTGATGTATTCGACTGGTTCTTTGGAAACCGTAGAGTTCGTTCCAGTATCAATATTGATATAAAATTACCCACAATCACAAATGTTGAATTGAAATCGATTAATGGATCCATTGAGATCAGTGAACTCAAAGGCCGTGCGCGTTTGAAAACCACCAATGGCAAAATTAACGCCAATCGAATGTACGGCGAACTGGATGCAGAAAGCACGAACGGAAGTATACGCGCGGAAATGGACATACCTGAATTGCGGGAGAATGTGCGGCTCAGCACGGTAAATGGATCGCTGCACTTGACTGTACCCGAGTCCATTGCAGCCGATGTGGATATTTCTACAGTCAACGGATCTATTCGTTCGGATTTTCCGCTGACGGTTGAGGGCAAATGGGGCCCGAAACATGTCGATGAAGAGATAAACGGCGGAGGATATTCATTAACGTTAAATTCAGTGAATGGTTCAGTGACCTTGAACACCCGATAA
- a CDS encoding polyprenyl synthetase family protein has protein sequence MGTFGDHFGMAFQIMDDVLDFIGSSDKMGKPSCKDIREKKLTLPLIHVMEQDDNKFSALIRRGLDKGFSEDEIDHIQNKVVSDGGIEFAVNRAGFYAQSALELLSVYPDNEIRQAMEKLVSSSTKREK, from the coding sequence ATGGGAACGTTCGGCGACCATTTCGGAATGGCCTTTCAAATTATGGACGATGTTCTCGATTTTATCGGCAGCAGCGATAAAATGGGAAAACCGTCCTGTAAAGATATTCGGGAAAAAAAACTAACCTTGCCCCTGATCCATGTGATGGAACAGGATGACAACAAGTTTTCGGCCCTGATCAGACGGGGTCTGGATAAAGGATTCAGTGAGGACGAAATTGACCACATACAAAATAAAGTTGTATCAGACGGGGGCATTGAATTTGCAGTAAATCGCGCCGGTTTTTATGCCCAAAGTGCGTTGGAGCTCTTGTCCGTTTACCCGGACAATGAAATTCGGCAGGCTATGGAAAAACTGGTATCCTCTTCTACAAAACGAGAAAAATAA
- a CDS encoding UDP-glucuronic acid decarboxylase family protein has translation MRARSLVTGGAGFLGSHLCEYLLNKGHDVIAMDNLLTGAISNIEHLQGDHFQFIKHDVTEYIFIAGKIDYIWHFASPASPLDYLQLPIQTLKVGAMGTHKALGLAMEKNARFLLASTSEVYGDPLQHPQQESYWGNVNPVGPRGVYDEAKRFGEALTMAYHRYNKVNTKIVRIFNTYGPRMRPNDGRAIPTFIPQALKDEPISIFGDGSQTRSFCYVQDLIEGIYRLMMSDYHEPVNIGNPHEMTIKEMAELIIDLSKSKSKLTFKPLPVNDPKVRQPDTTLASSLLEWQAKVDIREGLMNTIEFYKNLFNEKNLCESGD, from the coding sequence ATGCGAGCGCGTTCACTTGTTACCGGTGGAGCAGGATTCCTGGGATCGCATTTGTGCGAATACCTGCTCAACAAAGGACATGATGTTATAGCAATGGATAATCTACTCACTGGCGCGATATCCAATATCGAGCATTTGCAGGGAGATCATTTCCAGTTTATCAAACACGATGTAACCGAATATATCTTCATCGCAGGCAAAATCGATTATATCTGGCATTTTGCATCACCGGCCAGTCCGCTGGATTATTTACAACTGCCCATCCAGACACTCAAAGTGGGCGCCATGGGGACGCACAAGGCTCTGGGATTGGCCATGGAAAAAAATGCGCGTTTTCTGCTTGCATCTACCTCGGAAGTTTACGGCGATCCGCTGCAGCATCCGCAACAGGAATCATACTGGGGAAATGTCAATCCGGTCGGACCGCGCGGGGTTTATGATGAAGCCAAACGTTTTGGTGAAGCGCTGACCATGGCCTATCACCGGTACAACAAGGTCAATACCAAGATCGTTCGAATTTTTAACACCTACGGACCACGCATGCGCCCCAATGACGGACGCGCCATTCCCACCTTTATACCCCAGGCCCTGAAAGACGAACCCATTTCAATATTCGGAGACGGATCACAAACACGCAGTTTTTGCTACGTCCAGGATCTGATCGAAGGCATTTACCGGTTAATGATGTCCGATTATCATGAACCGGTCAATATCGGCAATCCGCATGAGATGACCATCAAAGAAATGGCCGAGTTGATTATAGACCTGTCAAAAAGCAAAAGCAAACTCACCTTCAAACCGCTTCCCGTTAACGATCCCAAAGTCCGGCAGCCTGACACGACGCTCGCCTCTTCCTTACTCGAGTGGCAGGCCAAAGTCGATATCAGAGAAGGGTTAATGAATACCATCGAGTTTTACAAAAACCTGTTCAACGAAAAAAATCTATGCGAATCCGGCGATTGA
- a CDS encoding MgtC/SapB family protein — translation MNYHNIFLKFGISLLIGLLVGIQREYAIEKENKESTTGVRTLALMGMIGCAAAMLTEQMGSPWPYVAIVLIGGALLITGFITESQNNETGLTTEFASLLTILNGSLVYMDHMPLAIALTVTIVTILSLKIEIHEFVKQIDRQDILATLKFALISAIILPVLPNQNYGPEPFNIFNPYKIWLLVVFISGISFIGYILIKLAGAKRGITLLGLLGGLASSTAVTLTLTQRSKANPELSKSFAQAIILAWTVMYIRLLIIVGAINIKLVQLLWLPVLVTVSVGILYVFILYKVQREPSQLEHVTFANPFELGPAIKFGIIFSVVLLLSKVAQIYFGDTGIYIASLVSGLADVDAIALSVSRMSNQPQGIHYNIAARAILLAGVSNTLLKGIVSMAGDKTLPKALLPGTALLIITATAFVFFL, via the coding sequence ATGAATTATCACAACATTTTTCTAAAATTCGGGATTTCACTGCTGATCGGATTGCTGGTCGGTATTCAGCGTGAATATGCCATTGAAAAGGAAAATAAAGAGAGCACAACCGGCGTACGCACACTGGCGCTCATGGGAATGATCGGCTGTGCAGCAGCCATGCTCACAGAGCAGATGGGCTCACCCTGGCCTTACGTTGCGATTGTCCTGATCGGCGGTGCGCTGCTGATCACCGGCTTTATCACCGAATCTCAAAATAATGAAACCGGTCTGACCACTGAATTTGCTTCGCTTTTGACCATTCTCAACGGTTCACTGGTGTACATGGATCATATGCCCCTGGCCATCGCACTCACAGTTACCATTGTGACCATTTTATCGCTAAAAATTGAGATCCATGAATTTGTCAAACAAATCGACCGGCAGGATATACTGGCCACCCTGAAATTCGCCTTGATCTCGGCGATTATTTTACCGGTACTCCCGAATCAAAACTATGGACCGGAACCGTTTAACATTTTTAATCCCTACAAAATCTGGCTGTTGGTGGTGTTTATTTCCGGCATCAGTTTCATCGGTTACATTCTCATCAAACTGGCGGGCGCAAAACGCGGAATCACCCTGCTCGGGCTTTTGGGAGGACTTGCATCCAGCACCGCTGTCACTCTTACGCTCACACAGCGAAGCAAAGCCAATCCCGAGCTGTCAAAATCATTTGCTCAGGCCATTATTCTGGCCTGGACGGTCATGTACATCCGTCTACTGATCATCGTGGGAGCAATAAACATCAAACTGGTCCAGCTCCTCTGGCTGCCTGTTCTGGTAACGGTGAGTGTCGGCATACTATATGTCTTCATCTTATACAAAGTGCAGCGGGAACCCAGTCAACTCGAACACGTAACCTTTGCCAATCCGTTTGAACTGGGTCCTGCTATCAAATTCGGCATTATTTTTTCCGTGGTTCTGTTGTTATCCAAAGTCGCACAGATCTATTTCGGAGATACAGGAATCTATATTGCAAGCTTGGTCTCGGGTCTGGCAGATGTAGACGCGATTGCTCTTTCTGTTTCCCGCATGAGCAATCAACCTCAGGGAATTCATTATAACATCGCGGCGCGGGCTATATTGCTGGCAGGGGTTTCTAATACTTTACTAAAAGGAATCGTATCCATGGCAGGCGATAAAACATTGCCCAAAGCGTTGCTGCCGGGCACAGCTTTACTGATTATCACGGCAACAGCATTCGTCTTTTTTCTCTAA
- a CDS encoding AMP-binding protein, with the protein MSERTVVQMFEDSVRTHAANVMMREKRGDKFQDATYWDIHQHVRRFAAGLMSYGIEKGDRIALISEGRNDWVIAELGILYTGAINVPMSVKINELSDLKFRLSHSGCRLVVVSANQAEKVFSIKNDLPDLEKIILLDEVESETDDILFLQQVLEWGDDYLTQRADEFKQRYESVTENDAANICYTSGTTADPKGIILTHRNYTANVEQASALLPIPVHYHSLLILPWDHSFAHTAGIYTLMNNGASMSSIQVGKTPMETLKNIPLNIKETRPTFLLSVPSLAQNFRKNIEKAIRKKGKVTEWLFRTALKCAYRYNGIGWNRGRGLRFVNKPFYALYDKILFSKIRENFGGKLEFFIGGGALLDIELQRFFYAIGIPMFQGYGLTEAAPIISANVPKLHKLGSSGAIVKDLQVKMCDDAGNEQPVGQKGEIVVKGENVMAGYWKNDKATRETIRDGWLYTGDLGYKDKDGFLYVLGREKSLLISNDGEKYSPEGIEEALISHSPYIDQMMLYNDQCPYTVALIVPNKTAVLNTLEEQGLDVHTESGQTAALKLFEKSINELRDGKVKDEFPSKWLPASFAILGEGFTEQNRFLNSTMKMVRGRITEYYQSRLDAMYNPEGKDVYNHQNKTIVSRFKE; encoded by the coding sequence GTGTCCGAGAGAACGGTAGTGCAAATGTTTGAAGACAGCGTTCGTACGCATGCTGCCAATGTCATGATGCGGGAGAAACGCGGCGATAAATTTCAGGATGCAACGTATTGGGATATTCACCAGCACGTCAGGCGGTTTGCGGCCGGTTTGATGAGTTACGGCATTGAAAAAGGCGACCGGATCGCGCTGATCTCGGAAGGACGCAATGACTGGGTTATCGCAGAGTTGGGCATTTTATATACAGGGGCGATCAATGTTCCCATGTCGGTCAAGATCAACGAATTATCTGATTTGAAATTTCGTCTGAGTCACTCCGGATGCCGGCTGGTTGTGGTCTCCGCCAATCAGGCTGAAAAAGTGTTTTCTATTAAAAATGACCTGCCGGACCTTGAAAAAATTATTCTGCTCGATGAGGTAGAGAGTGAAACGGATGACATACTGTTTCTGCAGCAGGTGTTAGAGTGGGGAGATGACTATCTAACGCAGCGGGCTGATGAATTCAAACAGCGTTACGAGTCGGTTACGGAAAATGATGCAGCCAATATTTGTTATACATCAGGGACGACCGCGGATCCTAAAGGTATTATTTTAACACACCGCAATTATACGGCCAATGTTGAACAGGCGTCCGCGCTGCTGCCTATTCCCGTGCATTACCATTCATTGCTCATACTGCCCTGGGATCATTCCTTTGCCCATACGGCCGGGATTTACACGCTGATGAACAACGGCGCCAGCATGTCATCCATCCAGGTCGGTAAAACGCCGATGGAGACTCTGAAAAATATACCCCTGAATATCAAGGAAACGCGGCCGACTTTTCTGCTGAGTGTGCCGTCGCTGGCACAGAATTTCCGCAAAAATATTGAAAAAGCGATTCGAAAAAAAGGCAAAGTCACCGAGTGGCTGTTTCGCACGGCATTAAAATGCGCTTATCGCTATAACGGCATCGGCTGGAATCGGGGCAGAGGCTTGCGCTTTGTGAACAAACCGTTTTACGCTTTGTATGACAAAATTTTATTCAGCAAGATCAGAGAAAATTTCGGCGGCAAGCTCGAGTTTTTCATCGGCGGCGGCGCGTTGCTGGATATTGAGCTGCAGCGTTTCTTTTATGCCATCGGTATTCCCATGTTTCAGGGCTACGGTTTGACAGAAGCCGCTCCGATTATTTCCGCCAATGTGCCCAAACTGCACAAGCTCGGGTCTTCCGGCGCTATCGTCAAAGATCTGCAGGTGAAAATGTGCGACGATGCCGGGAATGAACAGCCGGTCGGACAAAAAGGTGAAATCGTGGTCAAGGGTGAAAACGTCATGGCCGGATACTGGAAAAACGACAAAGCCACACGGGAAACCATCAGGGACGGATGGCTGTATACCGGCGATCTGGGCTACAAAGACAAGGACGGTTTTCTATATGTCCTGGGACGGGAAAAGAGTCTGCTGATCAGCAATGATGGTGAAAAATACAGTCCGGAAGGGATCGAAGAGGCGCTGATATCCCACAGCCCCTATATCGATCAGATGATGCTCTATAATGACCAATGCCCGTATACAGTAGCCCTGATCGTACCCAACAAAACCGCGGTTCTGAATACATTGGAAGAACAGGGCCTGGATGTCCATACAGAATCCGGACAAACAGCTGCATTGAAATTGTTTGAAAAATCCATCAACGAGTTGCGTGACGGAAAGGTCAAGGACGAGTTCCCGAGCAAATGGTTGCCCGCTTCATTTGCCATTCTTGGAGAAGGATTTACGGAACAGAACCGGTTTCTCAACAGCACCATGAAAATGGTGCGCGGCCGCATCACCGAGTATTACCAATCCAGACTGGACGCGATGTATAATCCGGAAGGAAAGGACGTTTACAACCATCAGAATAAAACGATTGTATCCCGATTCAAAGAGTGA
- a CDS encoding aldo/keto reductase gives MNSIKDTIKLVDGNKIPRLGLGTFQMTPADIMNAILNAIETGYRHIDTAEMYKNEKFIGEALQKSPVPRNELYITSKVWPAHFDYNQTRQACEDSLKRLNTDYLDLYLLHWPGDRDIEAWKALIDLQKQGKCRSIGLSNFSRMQIEILVEETGVLPAANQVEFHPFNFKKSLLEYCRSQDIIMEAYSPLTRGKRLDDPTVQSIATAHHTSAAQVLIRWVLQHDVVVLPKSSNPQRIKENADVFDFTLSKEEMKNLNERDEGYSAL, from the coding sequence ATGAACAGCATAAAAGATACGATTAAACTTGTTGACGGAAACAAAATTCCGCGACTGGGACTGGGTACGTTTCAAATGACACCCGCGGACATTATGAATGCAATCCTCAATGCCATTGAAACCGGCTATCGTCATATCGATACAGCAGAAATGTACAAAAACGAGAAATTTATCGGAGAGGCGTTACAAAAAAGTCCGGTGCCTCGCAATGAACTGTACATCACCAGCAAAGTTTGGCCCGCTCATTTTGATTATAACCAAACGCGCCAGGCCTGTGAGGACAGTCTAAAACGCTTGAACACAGATTATCTGGATCTTTACCTGCTGCACTGGCCCGGGGACAGGGATATTGAGGCCTGGAAGGCGTTGATCGATCTGCAAAAACAGGGCAAATGCCGATCGATCGGGCTCAGCAATTTCAGCCGGATGCAGATAGAAATCCTTGTTGAAGAAACAGGGGTGCTGCCCGCCGCCAATCAGGTCGAGTTTCATCCGTTTAATTTTAAAAAATCTTTACTGGAATACTGCCGCAGTCAGGACATCATTATGGAAGCGTATTCTCCGCTGACTCGCGGCAAACGGCTTGACGATCCTACAGTCCAGTCTATTGCCACTGCTCACCATACATCAGCAGCCCAGGTGCTCATCCGCTGGGTGCTGCAGCATGATGTGGTTGTGCTGCCCAAATCCTCAAATCCGCAACGAATAAAAGAAAACGCAGATGTTTTCGATTTTACATTGAGTAAAGAAGAAATGAAAAACCTAAATGAACGGGATGAGGGATACAGTGCATTGTGA
- a CDS encoding DUF3524 domain-containing protein: MNILVLEPYYTGSHKNWADGIQKHSRHQITLLTLKGQFWKWRMHGGAVTLARKFMDMRVIPDLILATDMLDLSTFLALVRERIAGVPTAVYFHENQLAYPWSPRDRDIQQKRDKHYGFINFTTALSADVALFNSAYNRDSFLDALPKFLNHFPDHRETGQIEKISEKSAVVPLGLDLKAFDAYQQSQNNHSPVILWNHRWEHDKNPESFFNALYEMKNRGLDFQLVLLGENFRKEPDEFIQSRKRLKPHLLHAGFVRDFAEYAAWLWKSDIMPVTSIHDFFGASVCEAAYCGCIPLLPRRLAYPDIFAAHPDLFYENESELCCKLAALLTHRQEYSAADSVAAFDWENMSEYYDTVFDSLAAKRPAHSIRSLLQPLARTRPQQS, translated from the coding sequence GTGAATATTTTAGTATTGGAACCCTATTACACCGGCTCTCACAAGAACTGGGCGGACGGCATTCAAAAACACAGTCGTCATCAAATCACTCTGCTAACCCTGAAAGGTCAGTTCTGGAAATGGCGCATGCACGGCGGGGCAGTAACCCTGGCGCGTAAATTCATGGACATGCGCGTTATCCCGGATTTGATCCTCGCCACAGACATGCTGGATCTGTCCACATTCCTGGCTCTGGTTCGCGAGCGGATCGCTGGTGTTCCCACAGCAGTGTATTTTCATGAGAACCAACTGGCTTATCCATGGTCGCCTCGGGACCGGGACATACAACAGAAACGCGACAAACATTACGGATTTATCAATTTTACAACGGCGCTGTCTGCAGATGTGGCGCTGTTTAATTCAGCGTACAACCGGGACAGTTTTCTCGACGCGTTGCCTAAATTTCTGAATCACTTTCCGGACCATCGGGAGACAGGCCAAATTGAAAAGATATCTGAAAAAAGTGCGGTTGTGCCCCTGGGGTTGGATCTGAAAGCATTTGACGCCTACCAACAATCACAAAACAATCATTCGCCTGTTATTCTCTGGAATCACCGCTGGGAACATGATAAAAATCCCGAATCGTTTTTCAATGCCTTGTACGAGATGAAAAATCGAGGACTGGACTTTCAACTTGTATTGCTGGGCGAAAATTTCAGAAAAGAACCGGACGAGTTTATACAATCCCGAAAACGGCTCAAACCCCACCTGTTGCATGCCGGCTTTGTCAGGGATTTCGCAGAATACGCTGCGTGGCTGTGGAAAAGCGATATCATGCCCGTTACATCGATCCATGATTTTTTCGGCGCTTCGGTATGCGAAGCCGCTTATTGCGGCTGCATCCCGCTGCTCCCCAGGCGTCTCGCCTATCCGGACATCTTTGCGGCGCATCCGGATTTGTTTTACGAGAATGAAAGCGAACTTTGTTGCAAACTTGCCGCGCTGCTGACGCACCGACAAGAGTACTCTGCAGCCGACTCGGTGGCAGCCTTTGATTGGGAAAATATGTCCGAATATTATGACACGGTCTTTGATTCTCTTGCGGCAAAACGGCCGGCGCACTCAATCCGCTCTCTACTACAACCACTCGCCCGTACCCGGCCTCAACAGTCATAA
- a CDS encoding YciI family protein, with amino-acid sequence MKLQILLMVVFLIILSGAAYSSESSDSASVYNAELAEKLGADDYGMKQYVMAFLKAGPNRSQDSLQAAKLQRAHLDNIHRLAEEGKLVLAGPFLDDSEIRGIYVFNVATIAETRELTQTDPAIQAGRLIMDLYTWYGSAALLKVNDWHKRLAKKSF; translated from the coding sequence ATGAAACTTCAAATCTTGTTAATGGTCGTATTTCTCATAATTCTATCAGGTGCGGCATATTCATCCGAATCTTCTGATTCTGCATCTGTTTATAATGCTGAGCTTGCGGAAAAACTGGGCGCGGACGATTATGGTATGAAACAATATGTTATGGCGTTTCTCAAAGCCGGTCCGAATCGAAGTCAGGACTCTCTTCAGGCGGCAAAGTTGCAACGTGCCCATCTGGATAATATCCATCGTCTGGCGGAAGAGGGCAAACTGGTATTAGCGGGACCTTTTCTTGATGACTCGGAGATCAGGGGAATTTATGTGTTTAATGTCGCGACCATCGCGGAGACACGCGAACTGACGCAAACCGATCCGGCGATTCAGGCTGGACGTTTAATCATGGATCTGTATACTTGGTATGGTTCTGCCGCCTTACTCAAAGTCAATGACTGGCATAAACGGCTGGCGAAAAAATCTTTCTGA